A single window of Vibrio stylophorae DNA harbors:
- a CDS encoding tetratricopeptide repeat protein: MNTNWKNKLYCLLCCVFLALPVMAKNLSPALAKKLNDTQLALEKKDYQRAQALLGQTPPSSEFEQAWWWRMRGAVAQHQNQPALALDYFQKSALLNQFDATPMRQLYQLVGDLSLNQEKYDQAIRAYRAANAIEPRYAAWRGLALSHYMKADYPATVTAAKKAIAGHPSPEKSVFEVLLAAQYETRNWPGVVKTTQALLARYPAQVDWYLQQAQGWQYQGRLKEATASLLTAREQQLLTQASYWRWLAYLQQQSGAPLRGAETLELGLKQGVIAKNVESQRMLLSYYQLAKAWQRAEAPLRWLIAQQGKGKDRRTLIEMRLTARDWQGALKAAYQAEKAGVSFSESLWLNLGFAANEMADQAAQRWAYQGVLAINPESKIARQQIAILDGRLKS, translated from the coding sequence ATGAATACAAATTGGAAAAATAAGCTTTATTGCCTGCTGTGTTGTGTATTTTTAGCCTTGCCTGTCATGGCCAAAAACTTATCGCCAGCCTTGGCAAAAAAGCTCAATGACACCCAGCTCGCACTGGAGAAAAAAGACTATCAACGCGCGCAAGCACTGCTTGGGCAAACACCACCAAGCAGTGAGTTTGAGCAAGCGTGGTGGTGGCGTATGCGCGGCGCTGTGGCTCAGCATCAAAATCAGCCAGCCTTAGCTTTGGATTATTTTCAAAAATCCGCATTGCTCAATCAGTTTGACGCTACGCCGATGCGACAGCTGTATCAGCTGGTGGGGGATTTATCCCTGAATCAAGAAAAGTACGACCAAGCGATTCGTGCTTATCGCGCTGCCAATGCTATTGAACCGCGTTACGCTGCATGGCGCGGTTTGGCACTTAGCCATTATATGAAAGCGGACTATCCGGCCACTGTCACTGCGGCGAAAAAAGCGATTGCCGGTCATCCATCCCCTGAAAAAAGTGTATTTGAAGTATTACTTGCGGCGCAGTATGAGACACGCAATTGGCCGGGTGTGGTGAAAACCACACAAGCGCTTTTAGCGCGGTATCCTGCGCAAGTCGATTGGTATTTGCAGCAAGCACAGGGCTGGCAATATCAGGGCCGATTAAAAGAAGCGACTGCAAGCTTGTTGACGGCGCGCGAGCAACAGTTACTCACGCAGGCCAGTTATTGGCGCTGGCTGGCTTATTTACAGCAACAATCAGGTGCACCTCTTCGCGGCGCCGAAACACTTGAGCTTGGATTAAAGCAGGGCGTGATTGCAAAAAATGTCGAAAGTCAGCGTATGTTGCTCAGCTATTATCAGCTAGCCAAAGCGTGGCAACGCGCAGAAGCGCCCCTGAGGTGGTTGATTGCCCAGCAAGGCAAAGGGAAAGATCGTCGCACATTGATTGAAATGAGGCTCACTGCACGAGATTGGCAAGGCGCGCTGAAAGCTGCTTATCAGGCTGAAAAAGCCGGCGTCTCATTTAGCGAATCCTTGTGGTTAAACCTAGGCTTTGCCGCGAATGAAATGGCTGATCAAGCGGCGCAGCGCTGGGCTTATCAAGGTGTTTTGGCTATAAATCCAGAATCAAAAATAGCGCGTCAGCAAATAGCGATACTGGATGGACGCTTAAAAAGTTAA
- a CDS encoding TonB family protein: MQTELETSHCQLIRQQRHAWGYRWALAGLGASGFVLLLLLLMGWQINNDFQYQREPERIQFDVSMAAKDESMDLRQRHLPEPPPKIEPQAPVEMTEMMPIKPVMPSLKAPKPSNFSPNATVSVLANVAPGNSYTAPVNTGVAAIAVGQIQPSQRAIPMYPRQASRRGIEGYVKLGFSIDEDGRAVDIQVIEAQPRNIFNRSAIQALKRSRFPVTRLDEQAVVVPNQVQVYEYKLEK, encoded by the coding sequence ATGCAAACTGAGTTAGAAACCAGCCATTGTCAGTTGATTCGCCAGCAGCGACATGCTTGGGGCTATCGCTGGGCACTAGCGGGGCTCGGTGCGAGCGGTTTTGTATTGCTACTGCTGCTACTCATGGGTTGGCAAATTAACAATGATTTTCAGTATCAACGTGAGCCCGAGCGAATTCAATTTGATGTTTCAATGGCCGCCAAAGATGAGTCCATGGACTTGCGACAGCGTCATCTCCCTGAGCCACCCCCTAAGATTGAACCGCAAGCGCCGGTTGAAATGACCGAGATGATGCCGATCAAACCTGTGATGCCCAGCTTAAAAGCACCAAAGCCTTCCAACTTTAGTCCCAATGCCACGGTATCTGTGCTGGCGAATGTTGCACCGGGTAATAGTTATACTGCGCCTGTGAATACTGGGGTTGCGGCCATTGCTGTGGGGCAAATTCAACCAAGTCAGCGCGCCATTCCTATGTATCCAAGGCAAGCAAGCCGCCGCGGCATCGAAGGCTATGTCAAACTTGGCTTTAGCATCGATGAAGATGGCCGCGCGGTGGATATTCAAGTGATTGAGGCACAACCCAGAAATATTTTTAATCGCTCGGCAATTCAGGCATTGAAGCGCTCACGTTTTCCTGTCACGCGTTTGGATGAGCAAGCGGTGGTGGTGCCGAATCAGGTTCAGGTTTATGAATACAAATTGGAAAAATAA
- the cls gene encoding cardiolipin synthase: MSQFYQFLISALLILYWLTVASVTIRVVLKRRAVGVSVAWLLIIYIIPVFGVVIYLLFGELKLGNKRAVRAKQMFSPYENWFRTLAECTQHSPMRKHSDIRAVHQLCQARLGIPSLTLNQLTLHNTPEDILRSLCADINQAESSVYLEFYIWHPGGLADSVAQSCIQAARRGVDVRILLDSAGSREFFKSHWPDVMRDAGIELVEALAVSPFRMFFRRLDIRLHRKIVVIDNQVGYTGSMNLVDPRFFKQNAGVGQWVDVMMRITGPVVPLLNCIQAWDWEVETGKRNLPMLPVCPTNSQVHPHANHSVQVIPSGPGMPDGIIHQALLLSIYQAKHSITITTPYFVPSENMLQAMKTAAQRGVKVTLIIPDKNDSLMVEWASRSFFEELMDAGVDIYRFYGGLLHTKSVMIDQSHCFIGTVNLDMRSFWLNFEVTLAVDDPEFCATVCAVQQEYLTQANPIELTTWKKRNFVCRPIEQFFYLFGPLL; encoded by the coding sequence ATGTCTCAGTTCTATCAATTTCTTATCTCTGCGCTGCTGATTCTGTATTGGCTCACCGTGGCGTCCGTCACCATTCGCGTGGTACTCAAACGCCGCGCTGTGGGTGTATCCGTCGCTTGGCTTTTAATCATTTACATCATTCCAGTGTTTGGTGTGGTGATCTATCTTCTCTTTGGTGAACTCAAGCTAGGCAACAAGCGAGCCGTTCGCGCAAAGCAGATGTTTTCGCCCTATGAAAATTGGTTTCGAACCTTGGCTGAATGCACGCAGCATTCACCGATGCGCAAACACAGCGATATACGCGCGGTGCACCAATTATGTCAGGCGCGATTAGGGATCCCGAGTCTCACCCTAAACCAATTAACGTTGCACAACACGCCGGAAGATATTTTGCGGTCCCTATGCGCCGATATCAATCAAGCCGAAAGCAGTGTGTATTTGGAATTTTATATTTGGCATCCGGGCGGTCTTGCCGATAGTGTGGCGCAATCTTGTATTCAGGCTGCGCGACGCGGTGTTGATGTGCGCATTTTGCTCGACTCCGCCGGTAGCCGAGAGTTCTTTAAAAGCCATTGGCCTGATGTGATGCGAGATGCCGGTATTGAGCTGGTTGAAGCGCTAGCGGTCAGCCCATTTCGTATGTTTTTCCGCCGCTTAGATATTCGCCTTCATCGCAAAATTGTGGTGATTGATAATCAAGTGGGTTATACCGGCTCGATGAATCTGGTTGACCCTCGCTTTTTCAAACAAAATGCCGGCGTTGGTCAATGGGTCGATGTGATGATGCGTATCACAGGCCCTGTGGTCCCCCTCCTGAACTGTATTCAAGCCTGGGATTGGGAAGTAGAAACGGGCAAGCGCAACCTACCAATGTTGCCCGTTTGCCCCACCAATAGCCAAGTTCACCCTCATGCCAACCATTCGGTGCAGGTGATCCCATCGGGTCCTGGTATGCCAGATGGTATTATTCATCAAGCGCTACTGCTGAGTATCTATCAAGCCAAGCACAGTATTACCATCACCACCCCCTACTTTGTGCCCAGTGAAAATATGCTGCAAGCAATGAAAACTGCAGCCCAGCGCGGCGTCAAAGTCACGCTGATCATTCCAGATAAGAATGACTCCTTAATGGTGGAATGGGCCAGCCGTTCATTTTTTGAAGAGCTGATGGATGCAGGCGTCGATATTTACCGCTTCTATGGCGGCTTATTGCATACCAAGAGCGTTATGATTGACCAAAGCCATTGCTTTATCGGGACGGTGAATCTGGATATGCGCAGCTTCTGGCTTAACTTTGAAGTCACCTTAGCGGTGGACGACCCTGAGTTTTGTGCCACCGTGTGCGCAGTGCAGCAAGAATATTTAACCCAAGCCAATCCCATTGAATTGACGACATGGAAAAAGCGCAATTTTGTCTGTCGTCCCATTGAGCAGTTCTTCTACCTGTTTGGTCCCCTGCTCTAA
- a CDS encoding ExbD/TolR family protein, which yields MTPMLDVVFIMLIFFIVSTTFVRESGLDVERPDATQASEQPSQSIQIALAANGDIYVDRQHVDIRELRGILTRLLSQQPNASVLVQGDEAVAHGRVVAVMDEAKAAGAAHIAVAVDAN from the coding sequence ATGACCCCAATGCTTGATGTGGTCTTTATCATGTTGATTTTCTTTATTGTCAGCACCACCTTTGTGCGTGAATCTGGCTTGGATGTTGAGCGCCCTGATGCCACACAAGCCAGCGAGCAGCCCAGTCAATCTATTCAAATTGCACTGGCCGCTAATGGGGATATCTATGTCGATCGCCAGCATGTTGATATTCGTGAGTTGCGCGGTATTTTAACCCGCTTGCTGAGCCAGCAGCCCAATGCCAGTGTTTTGGTGCAAGGTGATGAAGCGGTTGCCCATGGTCGTGTTGTGGCGGTGATGGATGAAGCGAAGGCGGCGGGTGCAGCCCATATCGCGGTGGCCGTGGATGCAAACTGA